The genomic region CCCGCTGAAGCCCAGGAAGAGGAATGGGACGAGGTCCCCCCGGCCCGGCCGGACCGCCCGGCGGTCCGGGAGGAGGATCAACCAGAGGAACGGCGCCGCGAGGCTGAACCGCAGGGCGACGAAGGTGAGCGGCGGGATCTCGCGGAGGGCCAGCTTGGTCAGGGGGAAGTAGGACCCCCACATGGCCGTGACGAGGATGAGGAGGAGGTAGGCCCCCCGGTCAGACAGCACCCGGGGCCTCCCCCAGGCTTGCGAACCACCGCCCCAGCTCCTCCGGCGCCAGGTCGGCCAGCGCCGGGACGGCGCGGTCGGCCTCAGCCGCCAGACGCTCGACCGCGTACGTGCTGGCCACCCCGATCACCCGCATCCCCGCCGCCTTCGCGCCCCGGATCCCCTCGAGCGAGTCCTCCAGGACGAGACACTCTGCCGCCTGGACCTGGTCCACGCGGCGGGCCCCTCCGTTGATGCCCGCCAGGGCCCGGAGGAACGGGGCAGGGTGGGGCTTCCCCCGCTCCGTATCCTCCATCGCCACCAGCGCCGCGAAGCGATCCCGGAGACCCGCCTGGCGCAGCACCCACTCGATCTCCCTGCGTGGGGCCCCCGAGGCCACCGCCAGCCGGTACTGGCGGGAGACCGCGCGGACGAGGTCGGCGGCTCCGGGAGCCAGCGGCGGCCGGGCCGCAACTGCCTCCAGGTAGTAGCGGCTCTTGCGCGCCACCATGGCCGCCACCTTCGCGACGGCGGCCTGCCGGCCCGCCGCGGCCAGGGCTTTGGCGAGGACGGCGGTATCGCTCAGGCCCAGGTAGCCTGCCTCGTACGCGGCGGCCGGCAGGGTCACCCCCTCCTCGGCCAGGACGCGCTGGTAGAGGTTGAGGACGAGCGGCTCGTCGAGGCAGAGCGTCCCGTTGAAGTCGAAGATGAGGGCCTTCAGGGTCGTGGTCATGCGGCGAGCAAAATGCCGGGCGCGGCCGGCCCGAGAGGGGCGGCGGTGGCGGCAGCCCGGGCGCCACCGCCCGACCTACTGCACCGTGAAGCCGCCGTCGGCGATGATCTCGGCCCCCGTGATGTAGGAGGACTCCTCCGAGGCCAGGAAGAGGGCCACAGCGGCGATCTCCCGGGGCTGCGCGATGCGCCCCAGGGGAATGGCCTCCTCGAACGACTTCCGCTTGGCCGGATCGGCCAGGTAGGGGGCCTGCATGGGGGTCTCGATGATGCCGGGGTGGATGATGTTGCACCGGATGTTCTGCCTGGCGAACTGGATGGCCAGCGACTTTGTGAGGGAGATGAGGGCCCCCTTGGCCGAGGTGTAGGCGTCCTGCGCGACGGTGAATCCGCAGAGGGCCGAGACGGACCCCACATTGATGATGGAGCCCCCCCCGCTCTCGATGAGGTGCGGAATCCCGTGCTTGCAGACGAAGAAGGGCCCCTTGAGGTTGATGGCCATCACCCGGTCCCAGTTGGCCTCCGTGGTCTGCAGGACGGACCGGTCCCGATCCTTCCAGAGGACGCCGGCGTTGTTGTAGAGGACATGCAGGGCCCGGAAGCGACGCACCCCCTCCCCGATCATCCGCCCGACATCCGCCTCAACCCCCACATCCCCCTGGACCGCGAGCGCTTCTCCCCGCGCCCGTTCCACGAGCGCCACCGTCTCCTTGGCGGCCGCCTCGTTGATATCGGCCACGATGACGCGGGCCCCCTCGCGGGCGAAGAGGACCGCCGCCTCCCGCCCCTGGCCCATCCCGGCCCCGGTGATGAAGGCGACCTTCCCCTGCAGTCGCATCCCGCTCTTCCCCCCGCGCCCGGCTAGATGCGCTCGAAATTCCGCCAGAGTTCCCAGCAGGTCACGACCTTGTCCTGCGCCTCCAGCTCCAGCCGCGCCGTGTGGAGGTAGTGTTCCACCACCTTCTCGCCGAAGGCCTCCCGGGCCGCCGTGCTCCGCTCCAGCTCGGCGATGGCCTCGCGGAGCGTCGCGGGAACGCGCGGGATGGTGGCATCGTCGTAGGCGCTTCCCTGGAACATGGGCGGAGGCTCGAGCTTCTTGGCGATGCCGTCGAGCCCGGCGGCGATGGTGGCGGCAAAAGCGAGGTAGGGATTGGCGTCGGCTCCCGGAATCCGGTTCTCCACCCGGAGGCTCTTCCCCTCCCCCACCACCCGGAACCCGCAGGTCCGGTTATCCCGGCCCCAGGCCAGACGGGTCGGCGCAAACGAGCCGGCCTGGTAGCGCTTGTAGGAGTTCACGTAGGGGGCGTAGAAGATGGAGAGCTCCCGGGCCAGCGCGATCTGGCCGGCCAGATAGCGGCGGAAGAGGTCGGAGCCGGCCTCCTT from Candidatus Methylomirabilis sp. harbors:
- a CDS encoding HAD family phosphatase, whose amino-acid sequence is MTTTLKALIFDFNGTLCLDEPLVLNLYQRVLAEEGVTLPAAAYEAGYLGLSDTAVLAKALAAAGRQAAVAKVAAMVARKSRYYLEAVAARPPLAPGAADLVRAVSRQYRLAVASGAPRREIEWVLRQAGLRDRFAALVAMEDTERGKPHPAPFLRALAGINGGARRVDQVQAAECLVLEDSLEGIRGAKAAGMRVIGVASTYAVERLAAEADRAVPALADLAPEELGRWFASLGEAPGAV
- a CDS encoding glucose 1-dehydrogenase, whose product is MRLQGKVAFITGAGMGQGREAAVLFAREGARVIVADINEAAAKETVALVERARGEALAVQGDVGVEADVGRMIGEGVRRFRALHVLYNNAGVLWKDRDRSVLQTTEANWDRVMAINLKGPFFVCKHGIPHLIESGGGSIINVGSVSALCGFTVAQDAYTSAKGALISLTKSLAIQFARQNIRCNIIHPGIIETPMQAPYLADPAKRKSFEEAIPLGRIAQPREIAAVALFLASEESSYITGAEIIADGGFTVQ